From the genome of Mycoplasma sp. 1578d:
TAAATGAAGCATAAGTATTTTCAGGAAGAGCTTTGGTTTCAATATTAATAAAGCCATTTGAATTTCTACGTAAACGTTCTTGTAAATCATTTCCAGCTCTACGTTGCTCTTCTGATGAATTATTTAAGTATCTCAGAGTTACACTTTTAAGATCAGGGTGTTTTTTCTTAAATCTCTCTAAATAAAACTCAGCAGTTTTTGGTGAATAAGTAATATCTGAACGATTAGTTTTTTCTAATTCGTACGATTTTCCTAGGTGAACTAAGAAATCATAGTTTTGAAGTGGAAATTCTTTGTCATTTTTAGCTTTTGATTCTTGTGAGTCAAAGAACATTTCTAATGAACGTCCATCAGCAAGTTTATATTGACCAAAAGCTGTTCAAGTATTAACTGGGAATGAAAAATCTCAGTTAACAGTTTTTAATAAATCTCCACGATTTATCGAATAATAAATATAATTTCTTAAATCTTGATCATTAATATAACTATTTGCATTAGTTTCAGCATCAAGGTTAAATCCAAACGCAATAGTTCCAAAACCTTGGTTTTTATTTAAGTATTTTTTATATTCTGGATCTGATCAGTACGAAACAATTCTTTGAGCCTGAATATATGTTTGTGAGATGTATCCATCTTCAAAGAAGGTTGAGTTTGTGGTTCGATCAGTTGAGAAGAAGATTTTAATTTTGTTTGAAATAGTGTTTGATGCATCAAAATAATCTTGGTTTTTGGTAAGGATTATAAATCCTTGTGGTCCAAGAACAATGTCATCAGGACTAGCAATTTTAAATGGACCAGATGTAAGGAATTTAGAAACATTAGCTCCATATTTATCAATTCCACCAACTTCTGTTTCCACATATTTACGATTAATCGGGTATAATGATCCAAAAACTTGTGAAAATAAGTACCCTAAACCAGCAGTTTTATTTTCGTCGAAAATAAGAGTAAAGGCATATTCATTGCTTGAGAGAGTTCCAATTTTTGGAAGTCTTTTTTCAAAATCAAACTCTTGATATGGATTAACATATTGGTTTTTAACTAGTCTGATTTTATGTCCAGTTTCATCATCTTCTGTAAGACGGATTTTAAAATCTTGAACTTCTTTATTTGGGTCAAAATCTGGATTTAAGTCTAAACTATTGAAAACTTGTTCGTTTCCATAATCCAAAAATAATTGTCCAGTGTAAAATCCAAAATTAAGAGCTGCTTTACGGATGTTATCAACTTCTTGTTTATCTAAAAATTCACCAGTTTTAGGATCTTTTTCAAGATATTGTCATCCTTGATATTTCTCTGCAACTTCTGCTTCTTCTTTATCTTTATATATATCGGTAACTTTATCTAAGTCTTTGTATCTGTTTTTTTCTTTATCACCTGGTTGTGGAACGTATTGAATGTATTGCTTTAATTCACTATCTCAAACATATTTTCTACGTCCTCAAGGGTTTGGGTATGCTTTGTTAAATTTAGCAATGTAATCTTTTTGAGCGTTAATAAATTGTTCAGATCCTCTGATCCCAAGTTTGATAATACGATCTAATTTTTGCGATCCAGTATTTAAATCCAAAATGTATTCAAGGAAATCACGCATATCTTGAGCAGTGATTACATCTCCGTTTGATCAAAGGTTATTTCCTTCGTTAAGTAATCCGGTCACTGCTACATAGTTAGTTGAATTGTTTGGGTTTGAATATGCATAAATTGAAGATTGTCTTTGAACATTGTTACCTGAAGGTTTCCCTAGTCCACCTAAAACTCCAAGGTCGACTAAATTGTAATAACGTCCTGGGACTGCTCCATATCCATTTTCTTTAAGTAATTCTTCTTTATTAGCCTTAAAAAGCTTATTAAAATCTGATGTTCTTTCAGCCGTTGCATCTACACGAGAAAAAATAAAGTTAGGAATTGAAATAATCGATCTAAGCGATTCGGTTGGACCTTGTTTAGTGAATGATTCCACTAGTGATGGTAATACCCGATCAACCGAACTATATCTAACATAATTTAAATTATTAAGCGGTTCAGTTGCCAGTCCAAAGTCATAATCTTTTTTGAAACTTTCTTGGTTTGGAATAGCTGAGCAAGATATTGCTGTAGCTGTTAACATTCCAGAAAGAAGGGTTCCAGATAAAAGAAATGC
Proteins encoded in this window:
- a CDS encoding ABC transporter substrate-binding protein, giving the protein MKRKLKLKKAFLLSGTLLSGMLTATAISCSAIPNQESFKKDYDFGLATEPLNNLNYVRYSSVDRVLPSLVESFTKQGPTESLRSIISIPNFIFSRVDATAERTSDFNKLFKANKEELLKENGYGAVPGRYYNLVDLGVLGGLGKPSGNNVQRQSSIYAYSNPNNSTNYVAVTGLLNEGNNLWSNGDVITAQDMRDFLEYILDLNTGSQKLDRIIKLGIRGSEQFINAQKDYIAKFNKAYPNPWGRRKYVWDSELKQYIQYVPQPGDKEKNRYKDLDKVTDIYKDKEEAEVAEKYQGWQYLEKDPKTGEFLDKQEVDNIRKAALNFGFYTGQLFLDYGNEQVFNSLDLNPDFDPNKEVQDFKIRLTEDDETGHKIRLVKNQYVNPYQEFDFEKRLPKIGTLSSNEYAFTLIFDENKTAGLGYLFSQVFGSLYPINRKYVETEVGGIDKYGANVSKFLTSGPFKIASPDDIVLGPQGFIILTKNQDYFDASNTISNKIKIFFSTDRTTNSTFFEDGYISQTYIQAQRIVSYWSDPEYKKYLNKNQGFGTIAFGFNLDAETNANSYINDQDLRNYIYYSINRGDLLKTVNWDFSFPVNTWTAFGQYKLADGRSLEMFFDSQESKAKNDKEFPLQNYDFLVHLGKSYELEKTNRSDITYSPKTAEFYLERFKKKHPDLKSVTLRYLNNSSEEQRRAGNDLQERLRRNSNGFINIETKALPENTYASFIETGQYDIIYRNYDYIGGNTAQDYVSSFFKTDEIDSLSQKGIGLKYNPVGSWTYETYLSELLLQRILNNNLIENLEQEKVNQLKPLIDVALKVYNENKNIKDEIAKASSNSDIPARINKILDSFKQKALALVGNNLLYQSMFNNNYISKTMLEYIVVENPNIKASKLEKLFEAYFYYLIDTNSLDTVKGFKIDFKGKTKDKQVTLDSNSLPIDPKTGKTYNLSLSEKYALATFDTVQRLEGLIVPFTDFDERIEYFKKAINNLKNLTNQQKQEYNLLLADQTDVDQMKDIFIDALNTNKDEQTAIGLLFDYQLKELRHWSKFIELALVNVDQKDNKGQYTGTLESGLTYQGRINRFFSGNFTPFESEQGWNSNVETFRLIALLEKVVRDGAPVIPLMEVDTNWEITKIGGIQSLFTFSLQYAYDVTNPPRPGLPRKRDK